The following DNA comes from Salminus brasiliensis chromosome 21, fSalBra1.hap2, whole genome shotgun sequence.
TTCACATTGTCTTCAGCTGTTGATTATTCTGGTAGTTTTGAGCTTTATTAAAAGAAATGCAACTAAAAACTGCCCTATTTTTAGAATAAATGTGCACAGCATGCCGACTGCTGAAAACAGGCAGCCTGCCAATGTTGAACCATGCCAGGTTCAGTGGGTGACACCATTACTGTATGACCTTTAATgaatacattattatacatatatatatatatatatatatatacatatatgtttaaaacatatatataaccTAATATTAAGCCCAAGTTGGCGCCTATGGATATATCTTAATTTATGAGTGTGTTGATATGCAGTGATTCAACATATTCAGGGGAATTAAGGACATAATCAGGGACAAGTAACTGATAATTTGCCAACGCCTCTCTTCTGTACATTGTAAAAATCTGTTCAATCACCAATTTTTACTCACAAAATGAGTAAAGAATTGCAATATTTAAGTTAAATTATTGGGTGGTCCTGACATGTGCttcagcagcagaaacagcTCAGTTTTTTCTTCCACTGTAGCGGTTGTTATTGTCCTGCACCTTATTGAGTGTGTCATGTGGCAATATTGGGCTATGACCGTTCAGTCTGTGGGGATCTGGAAAAAATATTTACAGAGGTGTGCATTTTATAAGTTTGGGCACCCACAAATGTTAAATATTTCTGCAAGCTGACCCAAGATTATCACAGAACCAGAAGCCTTTTCCAATAAAGAATGGGAGAAAATCCCAATGAAAAACTTaaagactcttagctgctacaaaaacagtttacaagctgtgatgctTGTCAAAGGGGATGTTAccaagtactgaccatgcaggatgCCCTGCATTTTTAAGTTTTGAAActtgtgtgttttcttgttttgaCTGAGTTCAATTGGACTCTCAATTGTTTTCTGTAGTCAACATCATGCCCATTTTAGGAACTCTAAGCGTCGGTTTCTGTCAGGCAATTACTGTTGTTGCAATGAGTGGTACATAAAAACTTTTCAAATTAGATGAATTTTGTCTAGTGCAAATCTTTCTCCTGAATGTCTCTGGATCCTCTTATTTACAATGTCATCCACAGTACAATGTACTGTAAAACATCACATTGCATTAAAGTGGACTACTAATCCTAACAATATAACATCATATAAACTGGCCATAGGAATTTAACTAACTGCACTTAACAATGATTGCTGGTTTGTGTGGGGTATATTCTTGAGGattccaaaaaacaaaaaaaaaaaaaactaaatgcatATTTTAATGAGTAAACAGATAATCCAGTGCCAGTGccatttggaaaaaaaaatccacacaaGACTACATATATTGGCTTTAAAACACCTTTCTTACACATTAGGTTTGATACaggtgatttaaaaaaaatctaatttattcCTGTCTTTCGAATTTCAAATTCAACACAGGGTTCCTAATATGGACACGACCCTGACTATAGTATGTTTCACTGCTATAAGAGCAAATATTAGGGACAGTATTTTTGAAGCCAGATCCAGTTTTGACATCATCCAAAATCTAAAAGCTTCATTAAGTGTGTCAGGGCATGTAACTGATTTGCCTGCGTAAAGCTTTGGTATAAATGCTTTGCATAAGACTAACTATCACCAGGAATTAAATGACTTGCATTTGTGCCACTATTAGAGGGTTAATGGTGTTCTATTAGTTTCAGTTGACATAACTCATGTAGGTTATGGATGCAGTGGCATTTGGGCATTCGTGTCCACTGAGGAAGACGATGTTAGGACACGTGTTAACACAGATGGCGGGAAATCACAGATGAACAGCAGGGGAAATTCCTCAAAACATAGCAACCCCAGAGCAGGAAGGTTAGAGGAGCACACGctcacatacacgcacacacacacacattcacagggtCAAGAAGAAAGGAGCATGGATGTCGGgttatgtgttttattttaaaataagctTTTATTTGGATATCtttttaatcatatttatttcCAGAATGTTAAAACctctgtttatgttttttttgtccacTGAAATAATAACTTCCTTCCTAAtcttaaataaatgtctttaATAGATTGACTCTTATATCTGACATAATCTACATTACAAACCTTACAACATAAAAATCATTAGAACGAACATGAGGAAGGAAAGGTTTAATTTAACAGAGCTGAACGAacgaaaaaaataagaaataaaatcaGTGCCTCCACAATGCAAAGAAAAGCTTTGGAAAGAAAAGAGGGTGTTTGATATGTCAGCACAGTGAGAGAAGCATGACATCATTGGTTTTTGCTAATAAATCAGAAGTAGGTTATGAAAGCAATGCAGGTTATGCATTTGGCTGTTGTTTTTGCAGAcacaagaaagagaaagtgagatatatatagagagaaaggcagagagctCTTCCATATCTATGTTCGGAATGTTTAATAGAGCAACATTACCTTCAACTAAAACCTTTGGCACTTGTTAAGTTACATTAAGATCTGCATGAGATTTAGCACCCATCCTGCAAGATAATTCACTAGTTGTCTGTGCAAATACAGGAATGAGGGCCACAGTCAGTGCTGAGATATACTTCAGAGGACCTGTATGTTTGTTCCATTGAAATGTAACTAAATTTCCTATTTTCCTAATGCATTTCCCTTTGGTTACGGTTGAATGATTCTGGAATGCGTGTTTAGTTTGTGTATCAGGAAAACTGCCAGCTAAAGCTGATATTACATCCCACCTGCCTATGTTAACAGTACATTGATAACGTATTAATGAGCTCTTTAATGATCTCCTCAATTCCACTGGTATCCCCTCTACAGTACTGATATTCCCTCTACAGCACTGGCATTGCCTCTACAGTGCTAATCTCTTCTACAGCACTGGAATCCCCTCTACAGTGCTGATCTCATATACAGCCCTGATATCCCCTCTATAGCACTGATACCCTTTTTACAGTACCGATATGTCTTCTACAGTGATATCTGATTTACAGTACTGATATATCATCCACAGTACTGGTAGATGCAGCACTAACATTCCATTTACAGCTTTTCCATAGCACGGATATTCCCTCTACAGCTCTGATATCCCATCTACCGTACTGATATACCTTCTACAGCCCTGATATACCTTCTACAGCCTGATATCTCCTTTACAGCATGGATATTCCTTCTACAGCACTGATATCCCCTCCACAGCACTGATATCCTTTCTACATTACTGATATCTTCTCTACAGCATGGATATTCCTTCTAGAGAACTGATATGTCCTCTATACTGATATTCCTTCTACAGCACATATTTTGTTTCTACAGCACTGATATCCCATCTACAGTGATATCACTCCTACTGATAACTTACTAAGTTATTTTGTACATTTGGATTCCCTTTTGTTTGTTGTAAGGAAAATCTGAGCAGAACGTTCACCTATATAGGATACTGCACTCATGCCTTGATGCATTAATGTGTGCGTATAATTCATTCTTATTTAATAACAGCGGCCGTTGTGTACTACTTCATGTCTGAAACCCTAGCACAGTGGCTTTGAGTAATCATTAGTGGTTCTTGCAAATAAGTCTAGAGCAAATAAAAGCAAACTCTGTAAATGTCAGTGATGATGATATGAGAATGAGCCATGTGGCATATGGAGACGGGAACTGTAAATTAGGCTTGAAAATGGAACAGAAGCATCCAGGACAGAGACATAACGAACACAAGGTGCACAAGACCTCCTATTTACAAATGCACAGCAGTAATTCAAGTTTCCAGTTTATAAAAAGAGACATATATTACCACAAATAAAAGCGTTATAACACAGCATAAACATATTCACACGCAAATGATCCcttgtatatatttataggtatgtaaacatatttacatatgcctacacatataaatatatatttcatttacatacattattttCAGTGTAATATGTACATTTTAGGAGGCAGCAGTTTTTTCTCCTTCCTGCGGTTTTCGGGGGGATACAGCATACACGCTCACAATCAtactttcatacacacacatcctcacacGGATCtgcagaaatacacacacacagagcttaatCACCAGTCGGCATCCTCCTCTATATAATAATCAGGTGTAGAAGTACCATCAAACAGGCCAGGGTCCAGAGACTTGCGCTGGGACTTTCCTCGGGCAAACACTCGAGAAAGCGACCCCAAACTCAtcttctccttctttttcttacgCTTCTGGTCCTCGAGGTCCTCCATGGACTGGACCAAGATGGGTAAATTGGAATGAGAggggtagagaaagagagcacaAGAGaaagagtgcagtacagtagtgaaTACATGGCCAGGTCAGTTACAGTTTGCATTTGATTCAACAGTACAATAATGTCTCCTCAGAAACAGGGCTTCAGGATTACAGCCTCATTAAATGATTTTCTTGCTTTACGGTTTAGCTTAGGAATATTAAGAGTTACTGCTCAAAAGTTATCATAACAAAAACATGCTGTAACATGAATTATATTTTGGCTTGTGTCTCACAAaacaatgtgtgtatatatatatatatatatataaatactccTCATCTGAATGTGATTAAATGTTATTGTTGTAAGTACAACACCCttacaaatgtaaataatcaGATTAGTGATTCagtggaataaaaaaaatgattatcAAGGTGAGGTACTgaggtaaaaataaattatgataCAGAATTTAGCTATGAAAGCCACAGTactcaacaacacaaaaaccttTGGTCACTTAAGGCAacaaattacatattttatactGTCTCTGACTTAATACTGTTCTGCATATCACGTTGGATGTTGTGTGATAGAATCAAACCTGTAGTAGAGAAGTACTAGAAAGTTTCCAGCATGGGCATCTTATTTTATAGAAAACATCCAGTAAACCGTACATCACATAATACATGTTTCTTTTTCTATATAGCCAGTTTAGGTAGAAATACCAACATGCAGAGCAGCAAATCTACAGTTTTTGCTCAGAacaattcaaaataaaatgttttctcTTTTGGATGAAAGTATAAAAGTGCACTTTATGTTAATTTTCATCTGTTAAATTGTGGTGGCCAAAATGTCCCTAAAGTACACATCCTAATGTATGTCAAATACAAATGTAGTTAATTCTGTAATTAACAACTTATTTGGAGGTTGAAAACAGTCAATTTATTTGTTGCTCATTTGTTAAATGTAATGACAGCTGAAGTGCGTTATTTATCTcaaacaatatttattttatatgcgTGTGAAAAACATTGCTTTTGGTcatgtatgataaaaaaaagctttttgggACAAAGTTTGAATACACTGACCTTAGTTTCAAAGTGAATTGTTCATTTCAAGTGGTTTGTTATTTAATTATGTAGTATTATTTAAATCTACAGCCATGACAACACTCATTTTAGACCTCTAAGGGTTAACTAATGGTTGTGTTCAAAGGTTGTGATCAGCCCATGAAGCCCTGCCCCTGAGCAGCTTAGCTCATGAAGTGTAGGATAAAAAGAGAAGTCTGGGGGTGATTACTTGGTCGAGGGTGCCAGGCGGCTCTTACATTGCAGAGAGAGTGTGTCCGGTGCCGCGGCGAGTTAATGTCACTGGGCGTGGATGAACGGTCACCATCGGCCGCTGAGGCATCCGAAAGGACGGAGGGCTGGCGAGAGTGACAGGGGCTGATCCGCAATGCAGCTAGAAACCAGACACACCAAGAGTGAGTAAAAGGAAGGACACAAAAGACAAAGTAAATTGTGGAATGTACTTAAATTGCACCATGCATTCAATCAAAAAGAGAGCCTGCACACATAGACTTTGTTGTAACATGTTTGTAACAACATATTTAGAAGTGGGATGTGTGAATCGCCTGTGAACTGTGTATGTCCAACAGTTTTCAGccacctgctcatccaatgtTATAATATTACATGGGTATTAATATGGACTTTGTTACTTTTGCTGCAATAACAGCATTCACCCTTCTGGACATTTTACATAAAAATCGGCACCCCATAGACCTTTACATGTACATCTCACAATGGAGTTATaagcagctttttaaaaaaagcacTATAGGGCTTTATTAGTACAGAAAACTCTCACAAACATTCGTAAACTCTAAATGAAAATCTATTTACAACAATAaggattataaaatatttacatttaaagcactCGTGTAAGGATGATGGTTTATAGTTATGTGTGGTTTAGTGCTATATGTAGAGTCTTGCACCAACCATGCTGTTGTTGGTAACCATGCACCAACATGTGGCAGTGGATGGTGAGGTAGGTGAGATGATGCATATGTGCAAGTGTGGTGGAGACTGCACTGCTTGACAGCTCCAGTGAGTATTTATGTGTATACCTTGCCTGTCTGCAGGGTGAGAATGGTACAGTGTTTGTTGGCTCTGTCTGATTGCTGCGGTCAGTGGAAGTTCAGCCTGCATCACCCACTCCTGACTGCCATTTACCACTGGCTCCGACGGCATGGCCAGAGAATGACGTTTCGGAACATCTTTAGTCAAGGTAGCCAGAGACTGCTTCGCCTACATGGcaaaatacataaacacacaaacacatgcacatttgttttAATGCTTTGTCAGGATGTGTGAAAAGTGCTCCTTATGTATCATACAGTTTATATAGTTTAAAGTACTAAACTATGTTCTATCCATTTGTATTATAAACATCTCAGTCCTCGTATATAATATCCTATACGTATTATACACGTGAGTATCTATATTTAAGAAAAATACGTCTTCCATCTGTTATATGCACTTAAGTACCTTTATGTAAGAATACGttctatatgtattatatacatgGAAGTATCCACATCCAATATAACTAGAGGACCAGAACACTTAACTATACCAGCATAACTGTACTATAATTCAGCACTAAAcctaaaataacaataacattaactaaagaaactaaatTCATCATGCAGCACTACTCTTGTTTTCAGTCTCCACATCAGCATCTAAGGATGCGGGTTCAACTCAACAGGATGCAAAAGGCCCCATCAGACAAAAACTTTTAATCTGTGTTggtttgggggggagggggtggtgtTGTGTGGGTGGTAGTGTTGGCGCTGCAGGTGGAGCAGCACACAGAGCACAGAGACATTAGGCAGATGAACAGAGTAATGATGCTTTTACTGCACAGCCAACAGCCCTCAGCCTCACCACAgggcactgtatgtgtgtgtaagagagagagaaagaatgaaaaagCATGCTGTGCGTATATAGTGGAGTTATGAAGACTGGCAGAGAGCCATCTAGAGGCCTAaggctgtctctctctttcctgcctcaccttttctctttgtctcttcaTCTTTCTCTTTCAGACTTAACAGCAGCAGACACAATGACCATGATAAGGCATTGTTTTAACTAATATATCCTGTTGATTAATTTGTCAGGCAATTCTACAAGTACATCCTCTCACCAACTATCATACCATCTAATCAGATAATGTGTTTACTCATTGATTAATGTAGTCTAATATAGTGACTAATTTACCCACTAATTGAGTAATATATTCACTAGTTCAGTGGTACAGTGAGCCCAAACAAACTACCTTCAACACTCACACTGTTAGGTGTAGACTAATATATTCACTAGTCACCTAATACATCCACTGGTCAAGTAAAATACCAAACAGTCAGCTAAAACATTTACAAGTCTCCTAACACATCCACTAGTCGACTAATACATCCATAAAAGTCTGTTAATCCATTCACTATAAATAATATGTGCAGTAGTTGGTGAAGACATCCACAGACCGGCTAAGTTATCTGCTATGCAACTAATATATTCACTAATCAGTTAATAAATCCATAAATGACTGAATTTGTCCACTAGTCAACAACTATATCCTCCGGTCAACTAACATCCTCAAGACACTAATATCACAACTAATATGTCCACTAGTGGACTAACACACCCTcaaaacactgatattacaaGTAATGTGTCCACTGGTTGGCAGTGTGAGCAGCTAGAGAGGTCAGAGAAAGAACACAGGAAATGGGTCTTTTTTCTGCTGTACACAAAGCCAAACCTTCTTCGTCTACATCCCCACTGCCTACATGTCAGGAATACTTCCCCTGAgatctgaaattaaatgcaaatTGCTGAcatcccaggtggctgctatggtgttgctaggtggttagtATTGAATACcagttatggtgttgctaagctgctgctaagcagttgctatggtgttgctggaatcccaggttgttgctatcACTATGGTATAAGTAATAGTATTGATAAAAACTTGCTATGGATATAGTGTTACTATgtgcttgctatggtatccctctGCATTTGGCAATCacaataaactaaacaaaacccCTTGGTGGCTTGGGGGGCCTTAAAAAAACAGAATGTTTGAGGCCTGAAAGAGCACAGTTTGGGTCTCACCATGGTAAGCTCTGCCTCCAGTTCTTTGATCCTGTTCTCCTTCATATCGATCTGCGATCGCAGCAGGTTAGCATGCTCCGTGGCTTCTTTCGTCTGCCGCCGCAAGTCCCACTTCTCCCTCTCCAGCAGGTCCTTCTCTTTAGCCAAAGCTTTCACTGCATCCTCACTTTCCTGCAcatgtacacatgcacacactcatacGTCAGCATAAGCACCATGATAATGAAATCAGAATAAATTAGATTAAACTCATCAGAAGTTTAATGCAGTATTTGATGACAGATTGTAGTCAAGCTGCATGAAATGTAACTGCTGGGTGTTTGTTCTGGTCAGTGTAAAGCAGTGATGTGGTTAAATAGTGTGTGGGATAAGAGTAGGCAGGTTGGAGACCTTTCTGTGCTAGCATTAGTTAAAGTGTGTGGGTGAAACGAGGTAAAAGGTTGCTGACCTTTCTGTGCTGGTCATAGTTTCTGATGAAGTCTCTGAGCTGCTCTTCACGGCTCTCCAGTGTGGTGTACAGCTGCTGCATCTGGTTAACCAGGTCAGCCTTTTCTGCCTTTAACCTCTTACGATCGCCTTTCATtgctatttacacacacacacacacacacacacacacacacacacacacacacacacacacacacaatttaatTGTACTTCCCAAATGATTTCTGGTTATTTTCAAGCTATATTTACTAAAAACAAGAACAcctaatgaaataataataaaaaaaattgtggtGAAAACACCACAAAATTAAATTGTGTTCGGTCTATTTACTGGGGAATATAAAGACCATTATACATTTTAGGAGTAAAAATTTCTCTTTTAATGCCTTAAAAGCATTGTATCACATTTATTGTAAAATGCTCGCTGCATTGCCAAGTTAACATTATAGTTGCACTGCATTTTGATGCACAACGTGCACTACACAATATGGCCACCAAGAGGTGCTGTGTACTAACACAAACCACAGCCgcctttttccttctctctgaaacaaacacacacacacacactgtatgacAGTATCATCACAGTTTATTACACGTGACGATATATCCTGTAATTAGTGGTGATGACGTGTGACTGACTTTAAGTAAGTGTATCAGTATTACTAATTTcctagcattttttttattactagcATTTTTATCTCCTCTCAATACACAATAGTCATCAAGCCATCAATAGGTCATCAAGTGTGATCAAATTCCAACAAGGGCTACATACTGTCAAAATTGTCAAAAGCCTTCCAAGATATCTAATCAGTTTAGCTGCAGCATatttgctgatgtttttttgagACTGAACTCCATATGTATTGTTGGTTAAACTGATTCAGAACTTTAAATAGTTAGGAAAATGTTTGATTAAATGAACTCAAAAATGACTCTGTAAACAGATCCTGTGATCATTAGGTTGATTAAGGAACGGTCACTCTGAATCCCTCTGAAGGAACTGAATGAAAGCATCTGTATAAAAGCATAAATTAAAAATATCCTATGAATTATTATGTGACTAGAGCTGAGCAGCAGCCTCTAGAAGCCAATTTCAACTAAAAAACTCATGTTTTCTCATCTGCAGACAAAAGTGTTTCACACAGATGTCTTGTTGAGTGCCTCTTGTATGTTGCATCCAGTTCTATTTGTCCTTGTATCCTTCAGTTATGAAAGCAAGGAATGGATGTCTGTGGGTCCTGAACATCTTATGCAGTTAAAACCAGACAGGAGGTGATGTGTTATTTGC
Coding sequences within:
- the LOC140542678 gene encoding kazrin-like isoform X1, which translates into the protein MEDTLTCSPATFSQVFGRQGQLMQATVQSLNSLNDQIAHFMVNRPNALSHEDDAFLPSEKDTLKQSMALMRHLLMDAQGKILKMMEDNKQLAQRIDGAIQSASQEVTNLRSELSATSRRLAELGASSMENNHHTHTHDPVVHHRQKAVVSDICFQTDMSSLMDFGTPDSSLDKVLLREEVAQLQEEVHLLRQMKEMLSKDLEESQGCSANTLSATELRVQLGEKEQELDRAKEALQAMKGDRKRLKAEKADLVNQMQQLYTTLESREEQLRDFIRNYDQHRKESEDAVKALAKEKDLLEREKWDLRRQTKEATEHANLLRSQIDMKENRIKELEAELTMAKQSLATLTKDVPKRHSLAMPSEPVVNGSQEWVMQAELPLTAAIRQSQQTLYHSHPADRQAALRISPCHSRQPSVLSDASAADGDRSSTPSDINSPRHRTHSLCNSMEDLEDQKRKKKKEKMSLGSLSRVFARGKSQRKSLDPGLFDGTSTPDYYIEEDADW